A window of Glycine soja cultivar W05 chromosome 13, ASM419377v2, whole genome shotgun sequence genomic DNA:
GATGACAGATCCGGTGACTTTATCAACCGGCATTACCTACGACCGTGTGAGCATCGAGAAGTGGATCGAGGGAGAAAACAGAACCTGCCCCGTCACCAACCAGGTGCTGACAACCTTCGACCTCATCCCCAACCATGCCATTCGCATGATGATTCAGGATTGGTGCGTCCAAAACAGTTCTTATGGGATTGAAAGAATCCCCACTCCTCGTATTCCCATCTCCAGCTACGAGGTATCCGACACTTGTACGAGGATCTTGTCGGCTTGCCAGCGTGGGGACAATAAGAGGTGTCAGGAGTTGGTTGGAAAGATTAAGGTTTGGGGTAGAGAGAGTGAGAGGAACAAGAGGTGCATAGTTGGTGCTGGTGCTGGTGCTGTTCTTGCATATGCCTTTGATTGTTTCTCAAGTAACTCTATTGATAAGCATGTGGTTGTTTTGGAGGAGGTTTTGGAGGTGATGACATGGATGATCCCATTTGGGGAAGAGGGTGTTTCTAAATTGAGTTCAAGAGCTTCTTTGAATTCATTGGTTTGGTTTCTAGAAGGGAAAGACCTTGCATCAAGGCAAAGTGCTGCTTTGTTGCTTAAAGAAGTGTGTGTGCAAGAATTGGCCAAGGTTGGAAATGTTGTTGAGGCTTTGGTTAAGATGCTTAGGGAGTCTATTGGGAGTAGTACTTCCACAAAGGCTTGTTTGGCAACAATTTTTAACTTGGTTTCTTCGGCGGCTGCGAATAGAGAGGGGATTGTTCAAAGATTTGTGGAGCTGGGTTTGGTTTCACTTTTGCTTGAGGCTATTGTTGATGGAGAAAAAGGGGTGTGTGAGAAGGCACTTGGGGTGTTGGATTGCATTTGTGATTGCCAAAAGGGGAAGGAGGTTGTTGAAACCAATGCTCTTGCCTTGCCTCTTGTTGTTAAGAAGCTTTTGAGGGTGTCACCATTGGCTTCAAGTTTTGCTGTGTCTATTCTAAGGAAGATTTGTGACAAGAGGGAGGAAGGCGTTCTGGTTGAGGCACTTCAAGTTGGGGTTTTTCAGAAGCTCTTGGTTATGCTGCAGGTTGGGTGTGATGAGAGCACCAAGGAGAATGCTACCCGGTTGTTGAAACTGTTGAATGGTTACAGGAACAAAGCGGAGTGCACTGACTCATCATCATTGGATTTCAAGCATCTTAAGAAGCCATTCTAATTTGTGATTAATGGCAACTAGattcatttattctttatttttattatttgtataggTCAATTTATTGATTCAAAATTCTTTGCTGTAAAAAGATACACACATTAATTGATTCTTTGAATTCATTTTGGAAAATTGATTCGATGTAATTAGTTAGAATGTACTAATAAGTAATAACCATGGTTGTGGCAAATAGCCAAATACAGAGAAGCATCTTTTTATATCATTGTCTTCCATATGGTGTATAGTATTTGTTTTCCGATTGATTTTGAAGCAAGTTCAATAAACCAACAAGcacttgaataaaaaaaaccaaacgtaCAAAAGGACGTAGTGATGAGAAAAATCACATCATTCAATGACACTGCTAAAGCCAATTTAAGcttgaagaaagaagagagacacGGGTGCTAAAGGGACATATTTTAAAGATAGGAAAGGGGTGTGGTGAGAGAATTTAGTTTGTGACGAGTGAGGGATTACCAGCTATGTGATCAGAAGCACCAGAGTCTAGGATCCAAGATCCAACAAAAGTTGAATGAGAAATGCAAACGGTCGAATTACTAGACTGAGAGCAATGGTGGCAGAAGCTTGTTGGGCTGCCTTGTATTGGAGGTATTCTTTATATTCAGTGTTTGACAAAATATTTTGGGTGTTGCTTTCCACTTGTTGGTCAGATGTTGAAGACAAGGGGCTGCTGTAGATTTATCCGGGAAGCCAATCAATTCATGGCACTTATCTCTGGCACCACAGCCGCCTCGGGCACCACAGCCGCCTCGGGCACCACGGCCACCTCTTCTTCCAGTATTATCTGCCATGAGGGTGAATGAACAATACCAACAGCACACAAATAGCAGCAGAGGTCCAAGAGAAGTCAAACAGTATGTGAATAGTAGCTCTGATATCAACTTGAATATCAGACTAGGAATGATTTGAATGCTTTAGGAGAATGATTCCTCAACTCTTTATTTACAATAATGGAATTGAATACAAATAATGATAGGATGGATCCCTTGATTATAAGGATTTTTACAATCAGGATCAATTGCATAAAAATAGTAACTAGGAAACTGaaacaataacataaataaGGAAATAAACCATATCAGAATTATTTCTCAACAATAACAAAATCATATGATATCTCAACAGTCTTAAACGTTTCATGATTGTTTGCTGAAGCTACTTATATCCATCCTTTGCAAAATAAGCAGCAGTTGTGGAAGTCCAAATTGAGAGATCCGCAGCAGTATTATCAACAAAAATACTCATCACTCTATTTATATACTGAACCATGTTACAAATGGCACCTTCCTTGATTCAATTATCGTACCATAAAGAAATTTACCTTGCGGACATGAAAACTGAA
This region includes:
- the LOC114382340 gene encoding U-box domain-containing protein 21-like, with product MVLSWTRRNVFRRAKKEKEQSQLLEVEVVIPNHFRCPVSLELMTDPVTLSTGITYDRVSIEKWIEGENRTCPVTNQVLTTFDLIPNHAIRMMIQDWCVQNSSYGIERIPTPRIPISSYEVSDTCTRILSACQRGDNKRCQELVGKIKVWGRESERNKRCIVGAGAGAVLAYAFDCFSSNSIDKHVVVLEEVLEVMTWMIPFGEEGVSKLSSRASLNSLVWFLEGKDLASRQSAALLLKEVCVQELAKVGNVVEALVKMLRESIGSSTSTKACLATIFNLVSSAAANREGIVQRFVELGLVSLLLEAIVDGEKGVCEKALGVLDCICDCQKGKEVVETNALALPLVVKKLLRVSPLASSFAVSILRKICDKREEGVLVEALQVGVFQKLLVMLQVGCDESTKENATRLLKLLNGYRNKAECTDSSSLDFKHLKKPF